A stretch of Oncorhynchus gorbuscha isolate QuinsamMale2020 ecotype Even-year linkage group LG24, OgorEven_v1.0, whole genome shotgun sequence DNA encodes these proteins:
- the LOC124012662 gene encoding phosphatidylinositol 4-kinase beta-like isoform X2, which yields MGIGKRLATLPTKEQKTKQLTSELLVLNHKLPARVWLPTAAFDHHVVRVPHTQAVVLNSKDKAPYIIYVEVLECGSFETSAIPVRIHETRIRSARSADNLLPECVGITAEQRAGSFSTVPNYDNDDEAWAVDDIGELQVELPEGHTSSSDNISQFSVDSITSTESKEPIFIAAGDIRRRLSENLAHTPTTFRKDPEDPSAVALKEPWQEKVRRIREGSPYGHLPNWRLLSVIVKCGDDLRQELLAFQVLSQLQSIWEQERVPLWIKPYKILVMSSDSGMIEPVLNAVSLHQVRKQSQLSLLDYFLQEHGSYTTEAFLTAQRNFVESCAGYSLICYLLQVKDRHNGNILLDSEGHIIHIDFGFILSSSPRNLGFETSAFKLTSEFVDVMGGLDGDMFNYYKVLMLQGLIAARKHMEKVVQIVEIMQQGSHLPCFHGSSTIRYLKERFHMSLTEEQLQVLVEQMVDGSMRSITTKLYDGFQYFTNGIM from the exons atgggcattggcAAGCGGCTGGCCACGCTGCCCACCAAGGAGCAGAAGACCAAGCAGCTCACCTCAGAGCTGTTAGTGCTCAACCACAAGCTGCCTGCCCGCGTCTGGCTGCCCACTGCAGCCTTCGACCATCACGTGGTGCGCGTGCCCCACACACAGGCCGTGGTGCTCAACTCCAAAGACAAG gCCCCGTACATCATCTATGTGGAGGTGCTGGAGTGCGGGAGTTTCGAGACGTCTGCCATTCCAGTGCGCATTCATGAGACGCGCATCCGCAGTGCCCGCTCTGCAGACAACCTCCTCCCAGAGTGCGTTGGCATCACAGCCGAGCAGCGCGCCGGCAGCTTCTCTACCGTGCCCAACTACGACAACGACGATGAGGCCTGGGCCGTGGACGACATCGGCGAGCTGCAAGTGGAG CTCCCAGAAGGCCACACCAGTAGCAGCGACAACATCTCCCAGTTCTCTGTGGACAGCATCACCAGCACTGAGAGCAAGGAGCCCATCTTCATCGCCGCCGGCGACATCAG GCGACGTCTGTCAGAGAACCTGGCCCACACCCCCACCACGTTCCGGAAAGATCCGGAGGACCCGTCTGCTGTGGCGCTCAAGGAGCCCTGGCAGGAGAAAGTCAG gcGGATAAGGGAGGGCTCTCCTTACGGTCACCTGCCAAACTGGCGGCTGCTGTCGGTCATTGTGAAGTGCGGGGACGACCTGAGGCAGGAGCTACTGGCCTTCCAGGTGCTCAGCCAGCTGCAG TCCATCTGGGAGCAGGAGCGCGTCCCCCTGTGGATCAAGCCCTATAAAATCCTGGTGATGTCATCGGACAGCGGGATGATTGAGCCCGTGCTGAACGCTGTCTCTCTGCACCAG GTGAGGAAGCAGAGCCAGCTGTCTCTGCTGGACTACTTCCTGCAGGAGCACGGCAGTTACACCACCGAGGCCTTCCTCACCGCCCAGCGCAACTTTGTGGAGAGCTGCGCCGGCTACAGCCTCATCTGCTACCTACTGCAGGTCAAAGACAG ACACAATGGCAACATCCTCCTGGACTCTGAGGGCCACATCATCCACATTGACTTTGGTTTCATCCTGTCCAGCTCACCCAGAAATCTGGGCTTTGAGACCTCTGCTTTTAAGCTCACCAGCGAATTTGTGGAT GTGATGGGAGGCCTGGATGGAGACATGTTCAACTACTACAAGGTGCTGATGCTCCAGGGCCTGATAGCTGCTCGCAAACACATGGAGAAGGTGGTCCAAATAGTGGAGATCATGCAGCAAG gcTCTCACCTGCCCTGCTTCCATGGCTCCAGCACCATCCGCTACCTGAAGGAACGTTTCCACATGAGCCTGACGGAGGAGCAGCTACAGGTGCTGGTGGAGCAGATGGTGGATGGCTCCATGCGTTCCATCACCACCAAGCTTTACGACGGCTTCCAGTACTTCACCAACGGCATCATGTGA